A single region of the Thermoanaerobacterium aotearoense genome encodes:
- a CDS encoding single-stranded DNA-binding protein, which translates to MAGNILGNNMVNLAGKIVNDLEFSHELYGEQFYNFTLEVPRLSDAKDMLPITISNRLFEGINLAPGTKVKIEGQLRSYNRQSPNGGKNRLILTIFARDIIVVSDDESIKNPNEIFLDGFICKEPVYRTTPFGREISDLLVAVNRPYSKSDYIPVIAWGRNARFCEKLKVGDRIKLWGRVQSREYQKKGDNNEIITRTAYEVSITKMEKVNKDDLALKEE; encoded by the coding sequence ATGGCAGGCAATATATTGGGGAATAACATGGTTAATTTAGCTGGTAAAATTGTAAATGACTTGGAATTTAGTCACGAGCTTTATGGAGAGCAGTTTTATAATTTCACTCTTGAAGTGCCAAGACTAAGTGATGCAAAGGATATGCTTCCAATCACTATTTCAAACAGGCTATTTGAAGGTATAAATTTAGCTCCAGGCACTAAGGTAAAAATCGAAGGACAGCTTAGGTCTTACAATAGGCAGTCGCCAAATGGTGGTAAAAATAGGTTGATATTGACCATTTTTGCAAGGGACATTATAGTCGTAAGCGACGATGAAAGCATTAAAAATCCTAATGAGATATTTTTAGATGGATTTATATGCAAGGAGCCTGTTTATAGAACAACTCCATTTGGAAGAGAAATATCCGATTTGCTTGTGGCTGTCAATAGACCATACAGCAAGTCTGACTACATTCCTGTAATTGCATGGGGAAGAAATGCCAGATTTTGTGAAAAATTGAAAGTTGGCGATCGCATAAAGCTGTGGGGAAGAGTGCAAAGCAGAGAATATCAAAAAAAAGGAGATAATAATGAAATTATAACGAGAACTGCCTATGAAGTATCCATAACAAAAATGGAAAAAGTGAATAAGGATGATTTAGCGCTGAAAGAAGAATAG
- the pgmB gene encoding beta-phosphoglucomutase gives MIDKDVKYKGVIFDLDGVITDTAEYHYLAWKKLADELNVYFDRKINENLKGISRIESLEIILKNTDKSFSEEEKHRLADKKNEYYKEMIKEITPKDILPGVLDLIKELKNRGIKMAVASVSKNAKTVLLNLGLIETFDYIVDANKIKNGKPDPEIFLNAAYGIDVEPKLCIGIEDSKAGIEAINRAGMLSIGVGNYETVKEADIVLKDLSDSSAILNLL, from the coding sequence TTGATAGATAAAGATGTTAAATACAAAGGAGTGATATTTGATTTAGATGGTGTAATAACGGATACTGCAGAATACCACTACTTGGCGTGGAAAAAATTAGCTGATGAATTAAATGTATATTTTGACAGGAAGATAAATGAAAACTTAAAAGGCATCAGCAGAATTGAGTCGTTGGAGATAATTTTAAAAAATACCGATAAATCTTTCAGTGAAGAAGAAAAGCACCGTCTGGCCGATAAAAAAAATGAATACTACAAAGAGATGATAAAGGAAATAACACCTAAGGACATACTTCCTGGCGTATTAGATTTAATAAAGGAATTAAAAAATAGAGGAATAAAAATGGCTGTTGCTTCTGTAAGCAAAAATGCAAAAACTGTGCTTTTAAACCTTGGATTAATAGAAACATTCGATTATATCGTTGATGCGAATAAAATAAAGAATGGCAAACCAGATCCAGAAATTTTTTTAAATGCTGCTTATGGAATTGATGTTGAACCTAAATTATGTATAGGAATAGAGGATTCTAAAGCTGGAATCGAAGCTATAAATAGAGCTGGGATGCTATCTATCGGAGTTGGCAATTATGAAACGGTGAAAGAGGCAGATATTGTTTTAAAAGACTTAAGTGATTCATCGGCAATATTAAACTTGCTATAA
- the dapA gene encoding 4-hydroxy-tetrahydrodipicolinate synthase: MPVFKGSGVALVTPFTEDGVNFNKLEELLEWHIKEGTDAVIICGTTGESSTMTDKEKMDTIKFAVDKVKGRIPVIAGTGSNDTRHSIELSKYASTVGADALLVITPYYNKTTQAGLVKHFTEIAKNVDKPIIIYNVPSRTGMNVKPETYLEICKHVDNVVGVKEASSDIVQIAEIARIMGDKFEIYSGNDDQVVPILSLGGIGVISVTANIVPKKIHEMVMLFLNGNIEAARKLQLELNPLNSVMFIETNPIPVKTAMNLMGFNVGPLRLPLVDMSEKNLSTLKSTLKEFGLI; this comes from the coding sequence ATGCCAGTATTTAAGGGTTCAGGTGTTGCCCTCGTTACTCCATTCACTGAAGACGGAGTTAATTTTAACAAGTTAGAGGAACTTTTAGAATGGCATATAAAAGAAGGTACAGATGCTGTAATAATATGTGGCACGACCGGTGAATCGTCAACAATGACAGATAAAGAAAAAATGGATACGATCAAATTTGCGGTTGACAAAGTAAAAGGTCGCATTCCTGTCATAGCTGGAACAGGCAGCAATGATACGCGACACAGCATTGAACTAAGCAAATATGCTTCAACTGTTGGCGCTGATGCTCTACTTGTCATAACGCCGTACTACAATAAGACTACTCAAGCAGGACTTGTCAAACATTTTACAGAAATCGCAAAAAATGTTGATAAGCCAATAATAATATACAATGTTCCAAGTAGAACGGGTATGAATGTAAAACCAGAAACATACTTAGAAATATGCAAACACGTTGACAATGTTGTTGGTGTAAAAGAAGCCAGCAGCGATATAGTTCAAATAGCTGAAATAGCGCGAATAATGGGCGATAAATTTGAAATATACTCAGGAAATGACGATCAGGTCGTGCCAATACTATCATTAGGCGGCATAGGTGTAATTTCCGTCACTGCAAATATCGTGCCTAAAAAAATACACGAAATGGTAATGCTGTTTTTGAATGGAAATATAGAGGCCGCAAGAAAATTGCAATTGGAATTAAATCCTTTAAATAGTGTCATGTTCATAGAAACGAATCCAATTCCAGTCAAGACAGCAATGAATTTAATGGGTTTCAATGTCGGACCGTTGAGGCTTCCTTTAGTCGATATGTCCGAAAAGAATCTAAGCACACTAAAATCTACATTAAAAGAATTTGGGCTAATATAA
- a CDS encoding cob(I)yrinic acid a,c-diamide adenosyltransferase, with protein MKNGLIQIYTGDGKGKTTAAIGLAIRALGRGFRVYMVQFLKGRDTGELYVLKNLENFKVFRFQSSEKFFFQMDENEKNVLRDEMHKAYDFIENVIKNEECDMLILDEIMGVIQNNIFSVEDVLKLMKEKPDTMEMVLTGRNAPKELIDNADLVTEMKLVKHPFEKGISARYGIEF; from the coding sequence TTGAAAAACGGTCTGATTCAAATATATACAGGTGATGGGAAAGGCAAGACGACTGCTGCCATAGGTCTTGCCATAAGAGCTTTAGGCAGAGGCTTTAGAGTCTATATGGTTCAATTTTTAAAAGGTAGAGATACAGGAGAGCTTTATGTTTTGAAAAACTTAGAAAACTTTAAAGTGTTTAGATTTCAGTCAAGTGAAAAATTCTTTTTTCAAATGGATGAGAACGAAAAAAATGTACTTAGGGATGAGATGCATAAAGCTTATGACTTTATAGAAAATGTCATTAAAAATGAAGAATGCGATATGCTCATATTAGACGAAATAATGGGGGTAATACAGAACAATATTTTCTCTGTAGAAGATGTACTTAAACTTATGAAGGAGAAGCCAGACACAATGGAGATGGTTTTAACAGGAAGAAATGCTCCTAAAGAGCTTATTGACAATGCAGATCTTGTAACTGAAATGAAGTTAGTCAAACATCCTTTTGAAAAAGGCATTTCCGCCAGATACGGAATAGAATTTTAA
- a CDS encoding polysaccharide deacetylase family protein: MKIYYIKKSVIINLLAVFVLAFISILYTNYGVPPVINTLFNINRQLPIYSVDIPDKRVAISFDASWGSDKTERLLQILRDKNVKATFFLTGLWIDKYPDLVKKIYEEGHDVENHSNTHPHMTQLSDSEMVDEIKACEEKLVKITGRKPYLFRPPYGDYNDKVIEIAKSLGYYTIQWDVDSLDWRGLDTEAIINRVLPNVKKGSIILFHNNGQFTPEAIPYIIDKLKENGYQIVPISQLIYKENYYIDHEGRQHKKQ, from the coding sequence GTGAAGATATATTATATCAAGAAAAGCGTCATCATAAACTTATTAGCTGTTTTTGTATTAGCATTTATATCTATTTTGTACACAAATTACGGCGTTCCACCTGTTATAAATACGCTATTTAATATAAATAGACAGCTTCCTATTTACAGTGTTGATATTCCTGACAAGAGGGTTGCTATATCGTTTGACGCATCATGGGGCAGTGATAAGACAGAAAGACTTTTGCAGATATTAAGAGATAAAAATGTAAAGGCTACATTTTTTTTGACAGGACTTTGGATTGATAAATATCCTGATCTTGTAAAAAAAATTTACGAAGAAGGTCATGATGTGGAAAACCACAGCAATACACATCCCCACATGACGCAGTTAAGCGATTCAGAAATGGTAGATGAGATAAAGGCCTGTGAGGAGAAACTTGTAAAGATCACTGGACGAAAGCCTTACTTATTTAGACCTCCATACGGTGATTACAATGATAAAGTCATTGAGATAGCAAAGAGTTTAGGATATTATACCATACAGTGGGATGTGGATTCGCTTGATTGGAGAGGCCTTGATACGGAGGCGATAATAAATAGAGTATTGCCAAATGTCAAAAAAGGTTCTATTATTCTATTTCATAATAATGGCCAATTTACACCTGAGGCAATACCGTACATTATCGATAAGCTGAAAGAAAATGGATATCAAATAGTTCCTATAAGTCAGTTAATATATAAGGAAAATTACTATATTGATCACGAAGGAAGGCAACATAAAAAACAATAA
- the dapD gene encoding 2,3,4,5-tetrahydropyridine-2,6-dicarboxylate N-acetyltransferase, whose amino-acid sequence MNSKDELTNPYEIAKFIKESKKSTPVKAYISGNIDVDEKTFKVFGTDNFKIIFGELEDVKKLLDENKDKIKDYHLEYDRRNSAIPLLDIKDLNARIEPGAIIRDRVKIGKNAVIMMGAIINIGAEIGENTMIDMNAVVGARGIIGKNVHVGAGAVIAGVLEPPSSIPVIVEDNVLIGANAVLLEGVRVGHDAVVAAGSVVTEDVPPNTVVAGVPAKIVKIKDEKTREKTKLLDDLRG is encoded by the coding sequence TTGAATTCAAAAGATGAATTGACAAACCCTTATGAAATAGCAAAATTCATAAAGGAATCTAAAAAATCCACACCAGTAAAAGCCTACATAAGCGGAAATATAGATGTAGACGAAAAAACATTTAAAGTTTTTGGCACCGATAATTTCAAAATAATCTTCGGAGAGTTAGAAGATGTAAAAAAACTTTTAGATGAAAACAAAGACAAAATTAAGGATTATCACCTCGAATACGATAGGAGAAATTCTGCAATACCATTGTTGGATATAAAAGACTTAAATGCTCGAATTGAACCAGGCGCTATTATAAGAGACAGAGTAAAAATAGGAAAAAATGCAGTAATCATGATGGGTGCCATCATCAATATAGGGGCTGAAATTGGCGAAAACACAATGATAGATATGAATGCCGTTGTTGGTGCAAGAGGAATAATCGGAAAAAATGTCCATGTTGGCGCTGGTGCAGTCATAGCAGGCGTGTTGGAGCCACCAAGCAGTATCCCCGTTATCGTGGAAGACAATGTACTCATAGGCGCCAATGCCGTCCTTTTAGAAGGTGTCAGAGTTGGTCACGATGCTGTTGTAGCAGCAGGGTCTGTCGTCACAGAAGACGTACCTCCAAACACTGTCGTGGCCGGTGTTCCTGCTAAAATTGTCAAAATCAAAGACGAAAAAACCAGAGAAAAAACTAAACTATTGGATGATTTAAGAGGTTAG
- the dapB gene encoding 4-hydroxy-tetrahydrodipicolinate reductase — protein sequence MIRVIINGCCGKMGKVIANMASQNPDFEVVAGIDQNQCQCGFPVYKSLDEVDVDADVVIDFSYHTAVPQLLKAAVSKNLPVVVATTGLDEEEINSLREASNHIPIFRSANMSLGINVLISLVKEAARVLSDNFDIEILEMHHNMKKDSPSGTALLIADAINSVLADKMEYVYGRHSNIDKRNKNEIGIHALRGGTVVGEHEVIFAGHDEIIKISHSARSREIFGNGALLAAKFLINQKPGLYDMESLVKKG from the coding sequence ATGATAAGAGTGATAATAAATGGTTGTTGTGGAAAAATGGGCAAAGTAATCGCAAATATGGCTTCACAAAACCCAGACTTTGAAGTTGTTGCTGGAATCGACCAAAATCAGTGTCAATGCGGATTTCCTGTGTACAAAAGTCTTGATGAAGTAGATGTGGATGCCGATGTAGTAATAGATTTTTCATATCATACGGCTGTGCCACAATTGCTAAAAGCCGCCGTAAGCAAAAATTTACCTGTTGTCGTTGCAACAACAGGTCTTGATGAGGAAGAAATTAATTCTTTAAGAGAAGCATCTAACCATATTCCCATATTTAGGTCTGCTAATATGTCGTTAGGCATCAATGTACTTATAAGTTTAGTCAAAGAAGCCGCAAGAGTCTTAAGTGACAATTTTGATATAGAGATACTTGAGATGCACCACAACATGAAAAAAGATTCTCCCAGTGGAACAGCATTATTGATTGCAGATGCCATAAATAGCGTTTTGGCCGATAAAATGGAATATGTGTACGGTAGGCACTCAAATATAGATAAGCGGAATAAAAATGAAATAGGTATCCATGCGTTAAGAGGTGGCACCGTAGTAGGTGAACATGAAGTGATTTTTGCTGGTCACGATGAAATCATCAAGATTAGCCATTCAGCAAGATCAAGAGAAATATTTGGAAATGGCGCACTTTTAGCAGCTAAATTTTTAATAAATCAAAAACCTGGACTTTATGACATGGAATCACTTGTCAAGAAAGGATGA
- a CDS encoding aspartate-semialdehyde dehydrogenase, protein MGVNVAIVGATGLVGRTFIKVLEERNFPVDNLYLFASKRTAGQKLTFKGNEYTVEELTEKSFDRDIKIALFSAGATVSKMYAPIAAEKGVTVVDNSSAWRMDDNVPLVVPEVNPQDIKWNKGIIANPNCSTIQMVVPLKPLHDRYKIKRIVVSTYQAVSGAGKKGVDDLERTLNGEKNQCFPYPIAYNCIPHIDVFLPDGYTKEELKMINETKKIMGDNSIKVSPTTVRVPVKNSHSESVNIEFEKPYQMEDLRSVLKNAPGVVLMDDPENNIYPVATIATGHDEVFVGRLRRDETVYSGLNMWIVADNIRKGAASNAVQIAELLIK, encoded by the coding sequence ATGGGAGTCAATGTAGCAATCGTAGGTGCGACTGGCCTCGTAGGAAGAACGTTTATTAAAGTTTTAGAAGAGAGAAATTTCCCGGTGGACAATTTGTATTTGTTCGCCTCAAAAAGAACTGCTGGCCAAAAGCTTACATTTAAAGGAAATGAATACACTGTAGAAGAATTGACAGAAAAAAGCTTTGATAGAGACATAAAGATAGCATTATTCTCAGCAGGCGCTACAGTAAGTAAAATGTACGCTCCTATAGCAGCAGAAAAAGGAGTAACAGTCGTTGACAACTCCAGCGCATGGCGAATGGATGATAATGTACCACTGGTAGTTCCTGAAGTAAATCCACAAGATATTAAATGGAATAAAGGTATAATAGCAAATCCTAATTGTTCAACGATTCAAATGGTAGTCCCGCTAAAGCCCCTTCATGACAGATACAAAATCAAGAGAATTGTCGTCTCAACGTATCAAGCGGTATCTGGTGCGGGTAAAAAAGGCGTCGATGACCTTGAAAGAACATTAAATGGTGAAAAAAATCAATGTTTCCCTTATCCTATAGCATATAACTGCATTCCACATATAGATGTTTTTTTGCCTGATGGATACACTAAAGAGGAGCTTAAGATGATCAATGAGACAAAAAAGATAATGGGTGACAACTCTATAAAAGTATCACCTACGACGGTTAGAGTACCCGTTAAGAATTCCCACAGCGAAAGCGTCAATATCGAATTTGAAAAACCTTATCAAATGGAAGACTTAAGAAGCGTTTTAAAAAATGCTCCTGGAGTCGTTTTAATGGACGATCCGGAAAACAACATATACCCAGTTGCAACAATCGCAACAGGACATGATGAAGTATTTGTAGGAAGATTAAGACGTGATGAAACAGTCTACAGCGGATTAAATATGTGGATTGTGGCTGACAATATAAGGAAAGGCGCCGCATCTAACGCTGTGCAAATTGCCGAGCTTTTGATTAAATAA
- a CDS encoding ANTAR domain-containing response regulator — protein sequence MSQWRIIIADSNDYSRSMLKGMLLSSGHLVYEARDGGSAVRLSRSLMPDLVLVDMGIVGMNAYEVAHIIDSDNVAPVILMTQTIQRGFIEEVKNYSVFAYLLKPIDKAVLLSLTEFVIENHKKYLSLKNEIESLKKQIEARKKIERAKGLLMKVKKLDEEEAYTLMRKMSMDSTLPMEVIAERILTKYS from the coding sequence ATGAGTCAATGGCGCATCATAATTGCTGATAGCAATGATTACAGCAGAAGTATGCTTAAAGGGATGCTTTTATCCAGCGGTCACCTGGTATATGAAGCAAGAGACGGTGGAAGCGCAGTAAGGCTTTCGCGATCATTGATGCCTGATCTCGTCTTGGTGGACATGGGCATTGTTGGAATGAATGCTTACGAAGTAGCGCATATTATCGATAGCGATAATGTGGCACCTGTCATATTGATGACACAGACCATTCAAAGAGGTTTTATTGAAGAAGTGAAAAATTATTCTGTATTCGCTTATCTATTGAAGCCAATTGATAAAGCTGTTTTATTAAGCCTTACTGAATTTGTGATAGAAAATCACAAGAAGTATTTATCTTTAAAAAATGAAATAGAAAGCTTAAAAAAGCAAATAGAAGCCCGCAAGAAAATAGAGAGAGCTAAAGGGTTGTTGATGAAAGTAAAAAAACTTGATGAGGAAGAAGCTTATACTTTGATGAGAAAGATGAGCATGGACTCAACACTTCCTATGGAAGTCATAGCAGAGAGGATATTGACAAAATACTCGTAA
- the glnA gene encoding type I glutamate--ammonia ligase codes for MGNKYSVEDVLRISKERGVEFIHLQFSDIFGVMKNVSIPIEELDKALNNEIMFDGSSIDGFVRIEESDMYLRPDTDTFVIFPWRTTSGVEARLICDIYNPDGTPFEGDPRYILKKNLEEAKKLGYTMNVGPECEFYLFLTDEKGNPTTITQDAAGYFDMAPVDLGESARKEMVSTLKEMGFAIEASHHEVGPGQHEIDFKYDDALATADNVMTFKMVVRIIAQKHGLHATFMPKPVYGIAGSGMHLNQSLMKNGENAFYDPSDQMGLSKDCYYYIGGLLKHAKALTSITNPTVNSYKRLVSGFEAPVYIAWSGRNRSPLIRIPAKRGNSTRIELRSPDPSNNPYLALACSLAAGLDGIKNKIDPPSPVDKNIYEMSETELNELNIEKLPESLEEALTILEKDEVIKNALGEHIYNKYVEAKWSEWDSYRTYVTRWEIDQYLTKF; via the coding sequence ATGGGAAACAAATACAGTGTAGAAGATGTATTGAGGATTTCCAAAGAGCGTGGTGTTGAGTTTATTCATTTACAGTTTAGCGACATTTTCGGCGTCATGAAAAATGTCTCGATTCCTATTGAAGAGCTGGATAAGGCTTTAAACAATGAAATAATGTTTGACGGCTCATCAATAGATGGATTTGTCAGAATCGAGGAGTCTGATATGTATTTAAGGCCAGATACAGATACTTTTGTAATATTTCCATGGAGGACAACAAGCGGCGTAGAGGCAAGGCTTATCTGCGATATATACAATCCGGATGGTACGCCCTTTGAGGGGGATCCGAGGTATATTCTCAAAAAAAATTTAGAAGAAGCAAAAAAATTAGGTTATACAATGAATGTAGGGCCAGAGTGTGAATTTTATCTGTTTTTGACAGATGAAAAAGGAAATCCTACTACAATCACTCAGGATGCAGCAGGATATTTTGATATGGCACCAGTTGATTTAGGAGAAAGTGCCCGAAAGGAAATGGTTTCTACACTTAAAGAGATGGGATTTGCAATAGAGGCATCACACCATGAAGTAGGTCCAGGACAACATGAAATAGATTTTAAATACGATGATGCGCTTGCAACGGCAGATAATGTTATGACATTTAAAATGGTAGTAAGGATAATAGCTCAAAAACATGGACTCCATGCGACATTTATGCCTAAACCTGTGTACGGGATTGCAGGTTCAGGTATGCATTTAAATCAGTCTCTTATGAAAAATGGTGAAAATGCATTTTACGATCCAAGCGACCAGATGGGCCTTAGCAAAGATTGCTATTACTACATTGGAGGCCTTTTGAAACATGCAAAGGCATTGACGTCCATAACAAATCCTACAGTAAATTCATACAAAAGGCTTGTATCTGGTTTTGAAGCTCCTGTTTACATTGCCTGGTCTGGAAGAAATAGAAGTCCCCTCATAAGGATACCTGCTAAAAGAGGAAATTCAACAAGGATAGAGCTTAGATCACCTGATCCTTCTAACAATCCGTACTTGGCATTAGCTTGTTCGTTAGCTGCAGGACTCGATGGCATAAAAAATAAGATAGATCCACCATCGCCAGTTGATAAAAATATTTATGAAATGAGCGAAACTGAGCTGAATGAATTGAACATAGAGAAATTGCCTGAATCTTTAGAAGAAGCCTTAACCATTTTAGAAAAAGATGAGGTTATAAAAAATGCATTAGGCGAACACATATACAATAAATATGTTGAGGCAAAATGGTCTGAGTGGGATTCCTACAGGACTTACGTCACAAGGTGGGAGATAGACCAATACCTTACTAAGTTTTAA
- a CDS encoding glycoside hydrolase family 65 protein, producing the protein MKKSIYPYDEWKIRESKFRIETNYRNETIFSLGNGYFGMRGTFEEGYSGPNGTSFNATYINGFYEIYDINYAEGGYGFPTYGEAMVNVADSKIVKLFVDDEPFDLLKGNLIEYERTLDMKEGFTERKIVWENEKRKKLEISVKRLISFKRQHLGTIVFSFKPLNFNGKVKLISEVDGNIYYGNETDDMRVGNNMRGKVINTIDSYVDGCIGWLMQSTKRSKLKYVCSVNHDVKTDCHYEIKNYKSDDKICFEFSIDAEKDKTFQLDKFISYYTSRECLEDKLIDSAVNEVVNAKLDGANIIFKEQFDYLEEFWADADVEIDGDISLQQGIRYNEFQLLQSVSKNDIANICAKGLTGEGYEGHYFWDSDVYIMPFFLYTKPEIAKNFVMFRYNLLDAARKRAKELGYKGALYPWRTIDGPECSSYFPAGTAQYHINSDIVLSIKKYVEATSDYEFLYKYGAEIVFETARLWISIGAYIPLKNNKFCLNCVTGPDEYTALVDNNAYTNYMAQMNLEYACFIAKEMARKAPDHFTNIKEKIGLTDEELNEWNNAAKNMYLPYSDDFGIIPQDDSFLYKERLNAKDLEDEKPLLLHRHYLNIYRYQICKQPDVLLLMYLRRELFSIDEVKRNYDYYEPITTHDSSLSPAIFSILANEIGYYDKAYEYFMLTARMDLDDYNGNVKDGIHTACMAGAWSAIISGFGGMMTYPDGLHFMPNIPKSWRSLSYNIRYKNCKIHVNITQEKASFLLVEGEMLKISVYDEEIMLLKGNTVEKEVKKVDR; encoded by the coding sequence ATGAAAAAATCAATATATCCTTATGATGAGTGGAAGATAAGAGAAAGCAAATTCCGTATAGAAACAAATTATCGCAATGAAACTATTTTTTCTTTAGGAAATGGATATTTTGGCATGAGGGGTACATTTGAAGAAGGTTACTCAGGTCCTAATGGAACATCATTTAATGCAACATATATTAACGGATTTTATGAAATCTATGATATCAATTATGCAGAAGGTGGATATGGTTTTCCAACTTACGGTGAAGCAATGGTAAATGTTGCTGATAGCAAAATTGTAAAATTGTTTGTAGATGACGAACCATTTGACTTGTTAAAAGGCAATTTGATTGAATATGAAAGAACACTTGACATGAAAGAAGGGTTTACAGAGCGAAAAATTGTTTGGGAGAATGAGAAAAGGAAAAAACTTGAGATAAGTGTAAAAAGATTAATTTCTTTTAAAAGGCAGCATTTAGGCACTATAGTTTTTAGCTTTAAACCGTTAAACTTTAATGGAAAGGTAAAGTTGATTTCCGAAGTCGATGGAAATATATATTATGGAAATGAGACAGATGACATGCGAGTAGGAAACAACATGAGAGGGAAAGTCATAAATACTATAGATAGCTATGTTGACGGATGCATTGGATGGTTAATGCAAAGCACAAAAAGAAGCAAATTAAAATACGTTTGTTCCGTGAACCATGATGTTAAAACTGATTGTCATTATGAGATTAAAAATTATAAATCAGATGATAAAATATGTTTTGAATTTTCTATTGATGCTGAAAAGGACAAAACTTTTCAGCTTGATAAATTTATTTCATACTACACATCAAGAGAATGTTTAGAGGATAAGCTTATTGATAGTGCAGTTAATGAGGTTGTAAATGCTAAATTAGATGGTGCAAATATCATCTTCAAGGAGCAGTTTGATTATTTAGAAGAATTTTGGGCGGATGCAGATGTGGAAATAGACGGCGATATTTCTTTGCAGCAGGGTATAAGGTACAACGAATTTCAATTATTGCAGTCTGTATCAAAGAATGATATTGCGAATATATGTGCCAAAGGGCTGACTGGTGAAGGATATGAAGGACACTATTTTTGGGACTCTGATGTTTACATCATGCCGTTTTTTCTGTACACAAAGCCAGAGATTGCTAAAAACTTTGTAATGTTTCGCTACAACTTATTAGATGCGGCCAGAAAAAGGGCAAAAGAATTGGGATATAAAGGTGCTCTTTATCCATGGAGGACGATAGATGGACCGGAATGTTCATCTTATTTTCCGGCTGGAACTGCCCAATATCATATAAACTCCGATATAGTTTTGTCCATAAAAAAATATGTTGAAGCAACTTCAGACTATGAATTTTTATATAAGTACGGTGCAGAAATTGTATTTGAAACTGCAAGGTTATGGATAAGTATAGGTGCGTATATTCCTTTAAAAAATAATAAGTTTTGCTTGAATTGCGTAACAGGACCTGATGAGTATACGGCGTTAGTTGACAACAATGCGTATACAAATTACATGGCACAGATGAACTTGGAGTACGCATGCTTTATTGCCAAGGAGATGGCTAGAAAAGCTCCCGATCATTTTACGAATATCAAAGAAAAGATTGGGCTTACTGATGAAGAGTTGAATGAATGGAATAATGCTGCAAAAAATATGTATCTTCCGTATTCGGATGATTTTGGAATTATTCCTCAGGATGATAGCTTTCTCTACAAAGAAAGATTGAATGCTAAAGATTTAGAAGATGAAAAGCCGCTTTTGCTTCACAGGCACTATCTAAATATATACAGATATCAGATATGCAAGCAGCCCGATGTACTGTTACTTATGTACCTAAGAAGAGAATTATTTAGCATTGACGAGGTTAAACGAAATTATGATTACTATGAGCCAATAACGACTCATGATTCATCGTTGTCTCCAGCAATATTCAGCATTCTTGCTAATGAGATTGGATATTATGACAAAGCCTATGAATATTTTATGCTGACAGCGAGAATGGATCTAGATGATTACAATGGAAATGTTAAAGATGGGATACACACTGCTTGTATGGCTGGAGCGTGGAGTGCAATTATAAGCGGATTTGGTGGAATGATGACATATCCTGATGGACTTCATTTTATGCCTAATATACCTAAAAGCTGGAGGTCACTATCCTACAATATCAGATATAAAAATTGCAAAATACATGTAAATATTACTCAAGAAAAGGCATCATTTTTGTTGGTTGAAGGCGAGATGTTGAAAATTAGCGTGTATGATGAAGAAATAATGCTTTTAAAAGGTAATACGGTTGAAAAAGAGGTGAAAAAAGTTGATAGATAA